One Misgurnus anguillicaudatus chromosome 19, ASM2758022v2, whole genome shotgun sequence genomic region harbors:
- the LOC129436438 gene encoding uncharacterized protein isoform X5 — protein sequence MRRKTIAKRVLYSAREGCGEHAEDARQIFCQETTRRRRWRAVNAEEISAYDAADYVKFKTRAFEVVQPVSDAPRDAEFTMEVIGSLQSRSRAELIAMVLSMQREMDGLREQIRSLTACGKLAQTLEDLIERSDRWLSSTSGSVTPSIPRVLERSGPPGRISTPTVLSRITNKCESSDQQGCGRYEITHTMQRNEALLEQKIITGDLLERCNTGTTAQKLTNDLLRSLYDRDCLASHSISGIVNSKRGTPKPALPAHEIQAILSARRDEPFTKGCSSLKV from the exons atgaggagaaaaaCAATAGCAAAACGCGTCCTGTATAGCGCACGCGAGGGGTGCGGAGAGCACGCGGAAGACGCGCGTCAAATCTTCTGTCAAGAGACGACGAGGAGGAGAAGATGGAGAGCAGTGAATGCAGAGGAGATCTCAGCTTATGATGCTGCTGACTATGTGAAGTTCAAAACAAGG GCTTTTGAAGTTGTCCAGCCCGTGAGTGATGCTCCTAGGGATGCAGAATTTACCATGGAG GTAATAGGAAGCCTCCAATCACGTTCAAGGGCGGAGCTTATTGCCATGGTGCTGAGTATGCAGAGGGAGATGGATGGCCTCCGAGAGCAAATCAGGAGCCTAACAG cTTGTGGAAAGTTGGCACAAACGCTTGAAGACTTGATCGAGAGGAGTGATCGATGGCTGAGCAGTACCAGCGGATCCGTGACTCCTAGCATCCCGAGAGTGCTGGAGAGAAGCGGCCCACCTGGACGGATTTCAACTCCAACAGTGCTTAGTAGGAtaacaaataaatgtgaaagTTCAGATCAGCAGGGGTGTGGTCGGTATGAGATCACTCATACAATGCAAAGGAATGAAGCACTTCTCGAACAGAAA ATTATCACTGGCGATCTTTTGGAGCGCTGCAACACTGGGACCACCGCTCAGAAACTTACCAATGACCTTCTGCGGAGCCTGTACGACAGAGACTGTCTGGCTTCTCACTCCATCTCAGGCATTGTTAACAGCAAGCGAGGGACACCTAAGCCAGCTCTTCCAGCCCATGAGATCCAGGCCATTCTGA GCGCGCGAAGGGATGAACCTTTCACAAAGGGGTGCTCAAGCctaaaagtttga
- the LOC129436438 gene encoding uncharacterized protein isoform X4 yields the protein MRRKTIAKRVLYSAREGCGEHAEDARQIFCQETTRRRRWRAVNAEEISAYDAADYVKFKTRAFEVVQPVSDAPRDAEFTMEVIGSLQSRSRAELIAMVLSMQREMDGLREQIRSLTACGKLAQTLEDLIERSDRWLSSTSGSVTPSIPRVLERSGPPGRISTPTVLSRITNKCESSDQQGCGRYEITHTMQRNEALLEQKIITGDLLERCNTGTTAQKLTNDLLRSLYDRDCLASHSISGIVNSKRGTPKPALPAHEIQAILRVCSFVFCRREIIASGSSISRL from the exons atgaggagaaaaaCAATAGCAAAACGCGTCCTGTATAGCGCACGCGAGGGGTGCGGAGAGCACGCGGAAGACGCGCGTCAAATCTTCTGTCAAGAGACGACGAGGAGGAGAAGATGGAGAGCAGTGAATGCAGAGGAGATCTCAGCTTATGATGCTGCTGACTATGTGAAGTTCAAAACAAGG GCTTTTGAAGTTGTCCAGCCCGTGAGTGATGCTCCTAGGGATGCAGAATTTACCATGGAG GTAATAGGAAGCCTCCAATCACGTTCAAGGGCGGAGCTTATTGCCATGGTGCTGAGTATGCAGAGGGAGATGGATGGCCTCCGAGAGCAAATCAGGAGCCTAACAG cTTGTGGAAAGTTGGCACAAACGCTTGAAGACTTGATCGAGAGGAGTGATCGATGGCTGAGCAGTACCAGCGGATCCGTGACTCCTAGCATCCCGAGAGTGCTGGAGAGAAGCGGCCCACCTGGACGGATTTCAACTCCAACAGTGCTTAGTAGGAtaacaaataaatgtgaaagTTCAGATCAGCAGGGGTGTGGTCGGTATGAGATCACTCATACAATGCAAAGGAATGAAGCACTTCTCGAACAGAAA ATTATCACTGGCGATCTTTTGGAGCGCTGCAACACTGGGACCACCGCTCAGAAACTTACCAATGACCTTCTGCGGAGCCTGTACGACAGAGACTGTCTGGCTTCTCACTCCATCTCAGGCATTGTTAACAGCAAGCGAGGGACACCTAAGCCAGCTCTTCCAGCCCATGAGATCCAGGCCATTCTGA
- the LOC129436438 gene encoding BEN domain-containing protein 6 isoform X2, whose product MRRKTIAKRVLYSAREGCGEHAEDARQIFCQETTRRRRWRAVNAEEISAYDAADYVKFKTRAFEVVQPVSDAPRDAEFTMEVIGSLQSRSRAELIAMVLSMQREMDGLREQIRSLTACGKLAQTLEDLIERSDRWLSSTSGSVTPSIPRVLERSGPPGRISTPTVLSRITNKCESSDQQGCGRYEITHTMQRNEALLEQKIITGDLLERCNTGTTAQKLTNDLLRSLYDRDCLASHSISGIVNSKRGTPKPALPAHEIQAILRTVQRFFPGKTDSEIKGYIRQKLQNEAKRLRKRPRPAGDPLVVSFEEVDALEGHRAI is encoded by the exons atgaggagaaaaaCAATAGCAAAACGCGTCCTGTATAGCGCACGCGAGGGGTGCGGAGAGCACGCGGAAGACGCGCGTCAAATCTTCTGTCAAGAGACGACGAGGAGGAGAAGATGGAGAGCAGTGAATGCAGAGGAGATCTCAGCTTATGATGCTGCTGACTATGTGAAGTTCAAAACAAGG GCTTTTGAAGTTGTCCAGCCCGTGAGTGATGCTCCTAGGGATGCAGAATTTACCATGGAG GTAATAGGAAGCCTCCAATCACGTTCAAGGGCGGAGCTTATTGCCATGGTGCTGAGTATGCAGAGGGAGATGGATGGCCTCCGAGAGCAAATCAGGAGCCTAACAG cTTGTGGAAAGTTGGCACAAACGCTTGAAGACTTGATCGAGAGGAGTGATCGATGGCTGAGCAGTACCAGCGGATCCGTGACTCCTAGCATCCCGAGAGTGCTGGAGAGAAGCGGCCCACCTGGACGGATTTCAACTCCAACAGTGCTTAGTAGGAtaacaaataaatgtgaaagTTCAGATCAGCAGGGGTGTGGTCGGTATGAGATCACTCATACAATGCAAAGGAATGAAGCACTTCTCGAACAGAAA ATTATCACTGGCGATCTTTTGGAGCGCTGCAACACTGGGACCACCGCTCAGAAACTTACCAATGACCTTCTGCGGAGCCTGTACGACAGAGACTGTCTGGCTTCTCACTCCATCTCAGGCATTGTTAACAGCAAGCGAGGGACACCTAAGCCAGCTCTTCCAGCCCATGAGATCCAGGCCATTCTGA GGACAGTGCAGCGATTCTTTCCCGGAAAAACCGATTCGGAGATAAAGGGCTACATCCGACAGAAGCTTCAAAACGAGGCCAAAAGACTTCGAAAAAGGCCACGCCCAGCTGGAGATCCATTGGTGGTTTCTTTTGAGGAG GTTGATGCTCTGGAAGGCCATCGGGCCATTTAA
- the LOC129436438 gene encoding BEN domain-containing protein 6 isoform X1 encodes MRRKTIAKRVLYSAREGCGEHAEDARQIFCQETTRRRRWRAVNAEEISAYDAADYVKFKTRAFEVVQPVSDAPRDAEFTMEVIGSLQSRSRAELIAMVLSMQREMDGLREQIRSLTACGKLAQTLEDLIERSDRWLSSTSGSVTPSIPRVLERSGPPGRISTPTVLSRITNKCESSDQQGCGRYEITHTMQRNEALLEQKIITGDLLERCNTGTTAQKLTNDLLRSLYDRDCLASHSISGIVNSKRGTPKPALPAHEIQAILRTVQRFFPGKTDSEIKGYIRQKLQNEAKRLRKRPRPAGDPLVVSFEEECAVLCSVDGR; translated from the exons atgaggagaaaaaCAATAGCAAAACGCGTCCTGTATAGCGCACGCGAGGGGTGCGGAGAGCACGCGGAAGACGCGCGTCAAATCTTCTGTCAAGAGACGACGAGGAGGAGAAGATGGAGAGCAGTGAATGCAGAGGAGATCTCAGCTTATGATGCTGCTGACTATGTGAAGTTCAAAACAAGG GCTTTTGAAGTTGTCCAGCCCGTGAGTGATGCTCCTAGGGATGCAGAATTTACCATGGAG GTAATAGGAAGCCTCCAATCACGTTCAAGGGCGGAGCTTATTGCCATGGTGCTGAGTATGCAGAGGGAGATGGATGGCCTCCGAGAGCAAATCAGGAGCCTAACAG cTTGTGGAAAGTTGGCACAAACGCTTGAAGACTTGATCGAGAGGAGTGATCGATGGCTGAGCAGTACCAGCGGATCCGTGACTCCTAGCATCCCGAGAGTGCTGGAGAGAAGCGGCCCACCTGGACGGATTTCAACTCCAACAGTGCTTAGTAGGAtaacaaataaatgtgaaagTTCAGATCAGCAGGGGTGTGGTCGGTATGAGATCACTCATACAATGCAAAGGAATGAAGCACTTCTCGAACAGAAA ATTATCACTGGCGATCTTTTGGAGCGCTGCAACACTGGGACCACCGCTCAGAAACTTACCAATGACCTTCTGCGGAGCCTGTACGACAGAGACTGTCTGGCTTCTCACTCCATCTCAGGCATTGTTAACAGCAAGCGAGGGACACCTAAGCCAGCTCTTCCAGCCCATGAGATCCAGGCCATTCTGA GGACAGTGCAGCGATTCTTTCCCGGAAAAACCGATTCGGAGATAAAGGGCTACATCCGACAGAAGCTTCAAAACGAGGCCAAAAGACTTCGAAAAAGGCCACGCCCAGCTGGAGATCCATTGGTGGTTTCTTTTGAGGAG
- the LOC129436438 gene encoding BEN domain-containing protein 6 isoform X3, with translation MRRKTIAKRVLYSAREGCGEHAEDARQIFCQETTRRRRWRAVNAEEISAYDAADYVKFKTRAFEVVQPVSDAPRDAEFTMEVIGSLQSRSRAELIAMVLSMQREMDGLREQIRSLTACGKLAQTLEDLIERSDRWLSSTSGSVTPSIPRVLERSGPPGRISTPTVLSRITNKCESSDQQGCGRYEITHTMQRNEALLEQKIITGDLLERCNTGTTAQKLTNDLLRSLYDRDCLASHSISGIVNSKRGTPKPALPAHEIQAILRTVQRFFPGKTDSEIKGYIRQKLQNEAKRLRKRPRPAGDPLVVSFEEFYTGCF, from the exons atgaggagaaaaaCAATAGCAAAACGCGTCCTGTATAGCGCACGCGAGGGGTGCGGAGAGCACGCGGAAGACGCGCGTCAAATCTTCTGTCAAGAGACGACGAGGAGGAGAAGATGGAGAGCAGTGAATGCAGAGGAGATCTCAGCTTATGATGCTGCTGACTATGTGAAGTTCAAAACAAGG GCTTTTGAAGTTGTCCAGCCCGTGAGTGATGCTCCTAGGGATGCAGAATTTACCATGGAG GTAATAGGAAGCCTCCAATCACGTTCAAGGGCGGAGCTTATTGCCATGGTGCTGAGTATGCAGAGGGAGATGGATGGCCTCCGAGAGCAAATCAGGAGCCTAACAG cTTGTGGAAAGTTGGCACAAACGCTTGAAGACTTGATCGAGAGGAGTGATCGATGGCTGAGCAGTACCAGCGGATCCGTGACTCCTAGCATCCCGAGAGTGCTGGAGAGAAGCGGCCCACCTGGACGGATTTCAACTCCAACAGTGCTTAGTAGGAtaacaaataaatgtgaaagTTCAGATCAGCAGGGGTGTGGTCGGTATGAGATCACTCATACAATGCAAAGGAATGAAGCACTTCTCGAACAGAAA ATTATCACTGGCGATCTTTTGGAGCGCTGCAACACTGGGACCACCGCTCAGAAACTTACCAATGACCTTCTGCGGAGCCTGTACGACAGAGACTGTCTGGCTTCTCACTCCATCTCAGGCATTGTTAACAGCAAGCGAGGGACACCTAAGCCAGCTCTTCCAGCCCATGAGATCCAGGCCATTCTGA GGACAGTGCAGCGATTCTTTCCCGGAAAAACCGATTCGGAGATAAAGGGCTACATCCGACAGAAGCTTCAAAACGAGGCCAAAAGACTTCGAAAAAGGCCACGCCCAGCTGGAGATCCATTGGTGGTTTCTTTTGAGGAG